The genomic DNA CAACGCCGACTTCGTTCTCTCCACCGTCGGCGAAGAGCTCGGCCTCGCCGGAATGATGGCCGTCCTGCTGATCTACGGTCTGATCGTCGAGCGCGGTGTGCGCACCGCACTCGCCGCCCGCGACCCGTTCGGCAAGCTCCTCGCGATCGGCCTCTCCGGCGCCTTCGCGATCCAGGTCTTCGTCGTCGCCGGCGGTGTCATGGGGCTCATCCCGCTGACCGGTATGACGATGCCGTTCCTCGCCGCCGGTGGTTCGTCCGTGATCGCCAACTGGGCTCTGATCGGCATCCTGATCCGGATCAGCGACACCGCCCGCCGCCCCGCACCGGCCCCCGCCCCTTCCTCCGATGCCGAGATGACCCAGGTGGTCCGACCGTGAACAAGCCCCTGCGCCGGATCGCGATCTTCTGCGGTGTCCTCATCCTCGCCCTGCTCGTGCGGACCAACTACCTGCAGTACGTCCGCGCCGACGAGTTGAACACCCGCGACGAGAACCGCCGCGTCCGCATCGAGCGGTACGCCCATGAGCGGGGCAACATCATCGTCGACGGCAACCCCGTGACCAGCTCGGTCGAGACCAAGGGCAGCGACTTCAAGTACAAGCGGGTCTGGAAGGACGGCCCCATGTGGGCGCCGGTCACCGGGTACTCCTCGCAGGCTTTTGACGCCAACTTCCTCGAAAAGATCGAGGACGGCATCCTCACCGGCAACGACGACCAGCTCTTCTTCGACCGGACACTGTCGATGTTCACCGGCGAGAAGAAGCAGGGCGGCAACATCGTCACGACGCTCAACGCCGCCGCCCAGAAGGCCGCCTTCGAGGGACTGGGCGACAAGAAGGGCGCCGTCGCCGCGCTCGACCCGCAGACCGGTGCCATCCTGGCCCTCGCCAGCACCCCCTCGTACGACCCCTCGACTTTCGCAGGCAACTCCGACACGGACACCAAGGCCTGGCAGAAGCTCCTGAAGGACAAGGACAAGCCGATGCTCAACCGGGCATTGCGCGAGACCTACCCGCCCGGCTCGACCTTCAAGGTCGTCACCGCCGCCGCGGCCCTGGAGAACGGCCTCTACACCGACATCGACGGCAAGACGGACTCCCCGCTGCCCTACCGGCTCCCGCAGGTGAGCACCGTCCTGCAGAACGAGGGCAACATCCCGTGCGAGAACGCCTCTCTCCGGGAAGCGCTGCGGATGTCCTGCAACACCGTCTTCGGCAAGATCAGTGATGACCTGGGCAACCAGAAGATGATGGACGAAGCCGGCAAGTTCGGCTTCAACAAGGAGATCTTCACCCCGGTCCGCACCGACGCGAGCATCTACCCGAAGGACAACCGGCCGCAGAACGCCATGGCAGGCATCGGCCAGGCGTCCAACCGGGCCACTCCGCTGCAGATGGCCATGGTCGCCGCCGCGGTCGCCAACGACGGCAAGCTCATGCAGCCGTACATGGTCGCCGAGCGGCAGGCTCCTAACCTCGACGTGATCTACACCCACGAGAAGGAGCAGCTCAGCCAGCCCCTGTCGGGTGAGAACGCGCAGAAGCTTCAGCAGATGATGGAGACCGTCGTCAAGAGCGGCACGGGAAAGAACGCCCTCATAGACGGCGTCACTGTCGGCGGCAAGACCGGTACCGCCCAGCACGGTCTGAACAACAGCGAGAAGCCGTACGCCTGGTTCATCTCGTACGCGAAGACCGCCAGTGGCTCCCCGGTCGCAGTGGCCGTAGTGGTCGAGGACAGCCAGGCCAACAGGGACGACGTCTCCGGTGGCGGCCTCGCCGCTCCGATCGCCCGGGATGTGATGAAGGCGGTCATCGACAACAAGTAGTGACGCCCATCACATGGGGCGCCATATCTGCACATTGGGATACCGGTCAGATATCAGGTGACGGCTCTGGGCCGATCAGGTAGTGCGTGGCCGGTAGCGTATGCGCGAGCAGCACACCGCCGGACCACACACCGGTGTGGTCGGGACTGACGGAGAGGGCTGGAACAGTTATGGAAGAGCCGCGTCGCCTCGGCGGCCGGTACGAGCTGGGCTCGGTGCTCGGCCGTGGTGGCATGGCCGAGGTCTACCTCGCTCACGACACCCGGCTCGGCCGCACCGTCGCTGTGAAGACGCTGCGGACCGATCTCGCCCGCGACCCGTCCTTCCAGGCCCGGTTCCGCCGTGAGGCCCAGTCCGCCGCCTCGCTCAACCACCCGGCGATCGTTGCCGTCTACGACACCGGCGAGGACTACGTCGACGGGGTCTCCATCCCGTACATCGTGATGGAGTACGTCGACGGGTCGACGCTCAGAGAACTTCTGCACTCCGGCCGCAGACTGCTACCCGAGCGCACGCTCGAAATGACGGTCGGGATCCTCCAGGCGCTGGAGTACTCGCACCGGGCAGGCATCGTCCACCGCGACATCAAACCGGCGAACGTCATGCTGACGCGCACCGGCCAGGTCAAGGTCATGGACTTCGGCATCGCCCGTGCCATGGGTGACTCCGGCATGACGATGACCCAGACGTCGGCCGTCATCGGCACCGCCCAGTACCTCTCCCCGGAGCAGGCCAAGGGGGAGCAGGTCGACGCGCGTTCCGACCTGTATTCGACGGGCTGTCTGCTCTACGAGCTGCTGACGGTCCGGCCGCCGTTCATCGGCGACTCACCCGTCGCGGTTGCCTACCAGCACGTACGGGAAGAGCCGCAGCCCCCCAGCAACTTCGACCCCGAGATCACGCCCGAAATGGACGCGATCGTGTTGAAGGCACTGGTCAAGGACCCGGACTACCGCTACCAGTCGGCCGATGAGATGCGCGCCGACATCGAGGCCTGCCTCGACGGACGTCCGGTCGCCGCCACTGCGGCCATGGGCGCGGCCGGCTACGGCGGCTACGACGGTTACGGGCAGGACCAGCCGACCACAGCGCTGCGCGCTGCCGACCAGCACGGCGCCCAGACCTCCATGCTGCCCCCGGTCAACCCGGACGACGGCGGCTACGGACACGACGACCGCCCGGACCGCCGACGCCAGAAGAAGAGCAACACCTCGACGATCCTGCTGATCGCCGCGGGCATTCTGGTGCTGATCGGCGCGATCCTGATCGGCAGATCCGTCTTCGGCGGCGACAACAGCGACAACGGCAAGGTCGACGTGCCGAACATGGTCGGGTCGAGCGTGGACGAGGCGAGGGATCTCGCGACGAACGCCGGCGTCCTCCTCAAGGTCGGCTCGCGGGAACCCTGCGACGACCAGCCCAAGGGGAAGATCTGCAGCCAGACCCCCAAGGACGGCCAGATGCGGGAGAACGAGACCGTCACGGTCGTCGTCTCCACCGGTGCGCCGAAGGTCGAGGTCCCGGACGTCACGGAGAAGTCCGAGGAGAACGCCCGTAAGAACCTGGAGGACAAGGGCTTCAAGGTGACGGTCGTAGCGACCGAATCGTCCACCGCGGAGCCCGGCACCGTACTCGACCAGGACCCCAAGGGCGGCACGAAGGCCGAGCCGGAGTCCGAGGTCAAGATCACGGTCGCCAGGCAGGCCACCCAGAACGTCCCCGATGTCAGGACCAAGCAGTACGACGCCGCGGTGGCCCAGCTCAACGGTGTCGGCTTCAA from Streptomyces sp. NBC_01707 includes the following:
- a CDS encoding penicillin-binding transpeptidase domain-containing protein — translated: MNKPLRRIAIFCGVLILALLVRTNYLQYVRADELNTRDENRRVRIERYAHERGNIIVDGNPVTSSVETKGSDFKYKRVWKDGPMWAPVTGYSSQAFDANFLEKIEDGILTGNDDQLFFDRTLSMFTGEKKQGGNIVTTLNAAAQKAAFEGLGDKKGAVAALDPQTGAILALASTPSYDPSTFAGNSDTDTKAWQKLLKDKDKPMLNRALRETYPPGSTFKVVTAAAALENGLYTDIDGKTDSPLPYRLPQVSTVLQNEGNIPCENASLREALRMSCNTVFGKISDDLGNQKMMDEAGKFGFNKEIFTPVRTDASIYPKDNRPQNAMAGIGQASNRATPLQMAMVAAAVANDGKLMQPYMVAERQAPNLDVIYTHEKEQLSQPLSGENAQKLQQMMETVVKSGTGKNALIDGVTVGGKTGTAQHGLNNSEKPYAWFISYAKTASGSPVAVAVVVEDSQANRDDVSGGGLAAPIARDVMKAVIDNK
- the pknB gene encoding Stk1 family PASTA domain-containing Ser/Thr kinase, which translates into the protein MEEPRRLGGRYELGSVLGRGGMAEVYLAHDTRLGRTVAVKTLRTDLARDPSFQARFRREAQSAASLNHPAIVAVYDTGEDYVDGVSIPYIVMEYVDGSTLRELLHSGRRLLPERTLEMTVGILQALEYSHRAGIVHRDIKPANVMLTRTGQVKVMDFGIARAMGDSGMTMTQTSAVIGTAQYLSPEQAKGEQVDARSDLYSTGCLLYELLTVRPPFIGDSPVAVAYQHVREEPQPPSNFDPEITPEMDAIVLKALVKDPDYRYQSADEMRADIEACLDGRPVAATAAMGAAGYGGYDGYGQDQPTTALRAADQHGAQTSMLPPVNPDDGGYGHDDRPDRRRQKKSNTSTILLIAAGILVLIGAILIGRSVFGGDNSDNGKVDVPNMVGSSVDEARDLATNAGVLLKVGSREPCDDQPKGKICSQTPKDGQMRENETVTVVVSTGAPKVEVPDVTEKSEENARKNLEDKGFKVTVVATESSTAEPGTVLDQDPKGGTKAEPESEVKITVARQATQNVPDVRTKQYDAAVAQLNGVGFKNVSRSDVDSDKPAGEVIDQTPAPDGKKPLDTQIVLKVSKGPTQPATKPIPEVRFKTVGEAKQLLAAQGFTQIQFTPGSATDDNARVISIDPAPGTQADPATTVVTLTTGGGNGNGNGNIFGGPSGSQD